One Bartonella tribocorum CIP 105476 genomic window carries:
- the fumC gene encoding class II fumarate hydratase, producing the protein MVETRQETDSFGTISVRQDRYWGAQTERSLHNFNIGTEKQPLTIIYALSLIKKAAALVNMDKGKLSPKIGKAIVTAADEVLSGAFDTHFPLSVWQTGSGTQSNMNVNEVIANHASMLLGGKLGSKKPVHPNDHVNMSQSSNDSFPTALHIATTLQTRQHLFPILEALITTFKKKEEEFADIIKIGRTHTQDATPLTLAQEFSGYRVALEANLRRIETALADVQMLAQGGTAVGTGLNAPKGFDVAFAQTISTLTGISFKTAHNKFEALAHHGALAHFHGSLNALAADLFKIANDIRFLGSGPRSGLGELNLPENEPGSSIMPGKINPTQCEAMTMVAAQVFGNHTSVTFAASQGHFELNVYKPVIGYNVLQSITLLGDCMRSFDMHCIQGLRANRVHIHALMERSLMLVTALAPEIGYEKAAEIAKAAHKNDTTLRTEALKAGVSGEDYDRLVDPKKMIAPQ; encoded by the coding sequence ATGGTTGAAACACGTCAGGAAACGGATAGCTTTGGAACGATTTCGGTCCGCCAAGATCGTTATTGGGGGGCACAAACTGAACGTTCTCTGCATAATTTTAATATTGGCACTGAAAAGCAGCCCCTTACCATCATTTATGCCTTAAGCCTTATCAAAAAAGCGGCTGCTCTTGTCAATATGGACAAAGGCAAACTTTCCCCCAAGATTGGAAAAGCGATTGTCACTGCTGCCGATGAAGTTCTCTCTGGCGCCTTCGATACGCATTTTCCCCTTTCTGTTTGGCAAACAGGCTCAGGGACACAAAGCAATATGAATGTCAACGAAGTGATTGCCAACCATGCGAGCATGCTTTTGGGGGGCAAACTGGGAAGCAAAAAGCCTGTTCATCCCAATGACCATGTCAATATGAGTCAATCATCAAACGATTCCTTTCCCACAGCACTGCACATTGCCACCACGCTGCAAACGCGCCAACATCTTTTTCCTATTCTTGAAGCACTCATTACCACTTTCAAGAAAAAAGAAGAAGAATTTGCCGACATTATCAAAATTGGACGCACCCATACACAAGATGCAACCCCCTTAACGCTTGCACAAGAATTTTCAGGCTATCGGGTCGCCCTAGAAGCCAATCTTCGTCGTATTGAAACAGCCCTTGCTGATGTTCAAATGCTTGCTCAAGGTGGAACAGCTGTCGGAACAGGGCTCAACGCTCCAAAAGGTTTTGACGTTGCCTTTGCACAAACCATCAGCACCCTCACAGGAATATCCTTTAAGACAGCGCACAATAAATTTGAAGCGCTTGCCCATCATGGCGCACTTGCACATTTCCACGGAAGCTTGAATGCCCTCGCTGCTGATCTCTTTAAAATTGCCAATGACATTCGGTTTTTAGGCTCTGGCCCCCGTTCCGGCTTAGGCGAACTCAACCTCCCTGAAAATGAACCTGGCTCTTCTATTATGCCCGGCAAGATCAACCCCACCCAGTGTGAAGCTATGACCATGGTTGCAGCCCAAGTTTTTGGTAATCATACCAGCGTAACCTTTGCCGCCAGCCAAGGGCACTTTGAACTCAACGTCTATAAACCCGTTATTGGCTATAACGTTTTACAATCGATTACCCTTCTTGGTGATTGCATGCGTTCTTTTGATATGCATTGCATTCAAGGATTACGCGCCAATCGTGTTCATATTCACGCACTCATGGAGCGCTCACTGATGTTAGTCACCGCTCTTGCCCCAGAAATTGGTTATGAAAAAGCCGCGGAAATTGCTAAGGCAGCGCACAAAAATGATACAACACTACGCACCGAAGCCCTCAAAGCAGGTGTTTCTGGAGAAGATTATGACCGGCTGGTTGATCCCAAAAAGATGATTGCTCCGCAATAA
- a CDS encoding lysozyme: MRKISKEGLELIKQWEGLRLEAYRDTACIWTIGYGHTSNAGNPLVKKGMRITKERAEEILCEDLKQFEKTVEESVTVSLTDCQFAALVSFCYNVGTTAFCKSSLLKKLNQGDYEAVPAELQKWNKVGGKLLAGLANRRAAEAGLWAKGSYVSSNYQRVETKEARGLFKVEALAPIIGSCSGFGGLLVGNGPIQWALAGIMVLAACTGLVIVAKRFREQRL, from the coding sequence ATGAGAAAGATATCCAAAGAAGGTTTGGAGCTAATCAAACAATGGGAAGGATTACGTTTAGAAGCGTATAGAGATACGGCATGTATCTGGACCATTGGTTATGGTCACACCAGCAATGCTGGTAACCCGCTTGTCAAAAAAGGCATGCGTATTACGAAAGAGCGAGCAGAAGAAATCCTTTGTGAAGACTTAAAGCAATTTGAGAAGACGGTAGAGGAATCGGTCACGGTTTCATTAACAGATTGCCAATTCGCGGCATTGGTGTCGTTTTGTTATAATGTAGGAACAACAGCTTTTTGCAAGTCGAGTCTTTTGAAAAAACTGAATCAAGGGGATTATGAAGCCGTTCCAGCAGAATTACAGAAATGGAATAAGGTCGGTGGAAAGCTTCTTGCGGGATTAGCCAACCGTCGAGCAGCGGAAGCAGGTTTGTGGGCGAAAGGGTCTTATGTTTCTTCAAACTATCAAAGAGTGGAAACGAAAGAGGCGAGAGGTCTTTTCAAAGTAGAAGCACTCGCGCCGATTATAGGGTCTTGTTCTGGGTTTGGAGGATTATTGGTCGGCAATGGACCAATTCAGTGGGCTTTAGCAGGGATTATGGTTTTAGCCGCTTGTACAGGTCTTGTGATTGTTGCCAAGCGTTTTCGGGAGCAGCGCTTGTGA
- a CDS encoding outer membrane protein, with the protein MKTKCLFVLSLFTFMTTSTAQAADTVISQQSQPSVSAPSSLSSRLSPVTVSAPFSWSGFYFGGQLGHLSSKSTLNYAPESQGGKWALVDRGLSPKPTGFVAGFYAGSNIDLGNSLVVSFDTDMIWSGKKNTQTDNGKKILDKLDSVHAAFHDAGIPIITSEVQDETIPNYSDIIVSSVTLKEKWAGAARARIGFASHRLMPYIAGGVAYTQMQYILSLLTKSQEDSTVFASGDVFDKTKTMIGYTVGGGFDLAMTDDIIMRTEYRYTDFFKQKFANDELKMSVQTHNFRLGIAYKF; encoded by the coding sequence ATGAAAACAAAATGTTTATTTGTACTATCTCTTTTCACTTTCATGACCACTTCAACAGCGCAAGCCGCCGATACGGTAATCTCTCAGCAATCACAACCGAGTGTTTCAGCGCCAAGTAGTTTATCATCACGGCTCTCACCGGTTACTGTCTCAGCACCTTTTTCTTGGTCTGGTTTTTATTTTGGCGGACAACTTGGACATCTTTCCAGTAAAAGCACTTTAAATTACGCACCAGAATCCCAAGGCGGAAAATGGGCTTTGGTCGATAGAGGTTTATCACCAAAACCAACAGGCTTTGTCGCCGGTTTTTATGCAGGTTCTAATATTGATTTAGGAAATAGCCTTGTTGTCAGTTTTGATACGGATATGATCTGGTCGGGGAAGAAAAATACCCAAACGGACAATGGAAAAAAAATTCTCGATAAATTAGACTCTGTTCATGCTGCCTTTCACGACGCTGGGATTCCTATTATAACATCTGAAGTTCAAGATGAAACAATCCCCAACTATAGTGATATTATTGTAAGTAGTGTAACGTTGAAAGAAAAATGGGCTGGAGCTGCCCGCGCGCGTATTGGTTTTGCTTCCCATCGCCTTATGCCTTATATTGCAGGGGGTGTTGCCTATACACAGATGCAATATATCCTATCCCTTTTAACAAAATCGCAAGAAGATTCGACGGTATTTGCTTCTGGTGATGTATTCGATAAAACAAAAACAATGATTGGTTATACTGTGGGTGGTGGCTTTGATCTTGCCATGACAGATGACATTATCATGCGTACAGAATATCGTTATACCGATTTTTTTAAACAGAAATTTGCAAATGATGAACTTAAAATGAGCGTCCAAACGCATAATTTTCGCCTTGGTATCGCTTATAAATTCTAA
- the groES gene encoding co-chaperone GroES has translation MANIQFRPLHDRVVVRRVESENKTAGGIIIPDTAKEKPQEGEVIAVGNGALDDNGKRVPLEVKTGDRILFGKWSGTEVKINGEDLLIMKESDIMGIMG, from the coding sequence ATGGCTAATATACAATTCCGCCCACTTCACGACCGTGTCGTTGTTCGTCGGGTTGAATCTGAAAATAAAACCGCTGGTGGGATTATCATTCCGGATACAGCAAAAGAAAAACCACAAGAAGGTGAAGTTATTGCTGTTGGCAATGGCGCTCTCGACGATAACGGAAAGCGCGTGCCTTTAGAAGTCAAAACAGGGGACCGTATTTTGTTTGGAAAATGGTCTGGAACTGAAGTCAAGATTAATGGGGAAGACCTCTTAATCATGAAAGAATCTGACATTATGGGAATTATGGGCTAA
- a CDS encoding ATP-binding protein has protein sequence MLVNLNAIIRDLSSKTNIFTVLKESIVNSIQAHATKIDILLQLYSSNPDLWGNQQVFSISVFDNGDGFTTENIKSFSTYKSDYKIKAGCKGVGRITYLKVFEKVEITSFNASEDNVRVSLNFTPDFTQDSFKKENAKRDKWWTTQLFFEKPSQQNDLDISIVRDEIYYHLLPLLFLNKEKDIEINFYVHEAEDLEDLHKLRKVENLETVKRLKKSTIKTKDLPYLSNKTFKISCLNIPFTLSYYFEDNENYSDEIKAFYCAHSRTVMPFSEFIKINPIKNVIMIFLLESHILNEYVNDERNNFDIDEKQPDLETQLSWGDINKKLENILDEIINCHFPKIKEEKAALLEKVSEEYPYLVEFLDTKDVIGGIFTEDSLIEKAEKKYSKRKLEFRKTLREGKGIAEKNFKKAQKFASLELTQYIEFRDHILCQFSNFLQPNTLEKEIHNLFIQKKCTAGKSSPLALKENNLWILDDNLMSYTYLQSERNIKSFLLNVNSASLSVEENNKRLLSRPDIALYFDSEERKRAVLIEFKSPVADYKNTGVAQLMYYAETLKQWGVGEIYLYLIAEIDDAFSKVLCVTNHFTKIFSPEGEYYRNYWSEFNACIQVVSPRTLLENAKLRNSTFMDIIKKDSLRHRSL, from the coding sequence ATGCTTGTTAACCTAAACGCTATAATTCGCGATCTTTCCTCAAAAACGAATATCTTTACAGTCCTTAAGGAATCTATCGTTAATTCTATACAAGCTCATGCAACAAAAATTGATATTTTACTCCAACTTTATAGCAGCAATCCAGATTTATGGGGGAATCAACAAGTTTTTTCTATTAGCGTTTTTGATAATGGAGATGGTTTCACAACAGAAAATATCAAATCTTTTTCTACCTATAAAAGTGATTACAAAATTAAAGCAGGATGTAAAGGTGTTGGACGTATTACTTACTTAAAAGTATTTGAAAAAGTTGAAATTACTAGTTTTAATGCAAGTGAAGATAATGTCCGAGTTTCATTAAATTTCACTCCAGATTTTACACAAGATTCTTTTAAAAAAGAGAATGCTAAACGAGATAAATGGTGGACTACACAATTATTTTTTGAAAAACCTTCTCAACAAAATGATTTAGATATAAGTATAGTTCGTGATGAAATTTATTATCATCTTCTTCCTTTACTTTTTTTAAATAAAGAAAAAGATATTGAAATTAATTTTTACGTACATGAAGCAGAAGATTTAGAAGACTTACATAAATTAAGAAAGGTAGAAAATTTAGAAACAGTAAAAAGATTAAAGAAAAGCACAATAAAAACGAAGGATTTACCTTATTTATCAAATAAAACTTTCAAAATCAGTTGTTTAAATATTCCTTTCACCCTTTCCTATTATTTTGAAGATAATGAAAATTATAGTGATGAAATAAAAGCATTCTACTGTGCTCATAGTCGTACTGTTATGCCTTTTTCAGAGTTTATAAAAATTAATCCAATAAAAAATGTTATAATGATATTTTTATTGGAGTCTCATATTTTGAATGAGTATGTTAACGATGAAAGAAACAACTTTGATATTGATGAAAAACAACCTGACTTAGAAACACAACTAAGTTGGGGTGATATTAATAAAAAATTAGAGAATATTCTAGATGAAATAATTAACTGTCATTTTCCAAAAATTAAAGAAGAAAAAGCTGCTCTTCTCGAAAAAGTTTCTGAAGAATATCCTTACTTGGTGGAATTTTTAGATACAAAAGATGTAATCGGAGGCATCTTTACAGAAGATTCATTGATTGAAAAAGCAGAAAAAAAATATTCAAAAAGAAAACTAGAATTCAGAAAAACTCTTCGTGAAGGTAAAGGAATAGCAGAAAAGAATTTTAAAAAAGCACAAAAATTTGCTAGTCTAGAATTAACTCAATATATCGAATTCAGAGATCATATTCTATGCCAATTTTCTAATTTCCTACAACCAAATACCTTGGAAAAAGAAATTCATAATTTATTTATTCAAAAAAAATGTACTGCTGGTAAAAGTTCACCTTTAGCATTAAAAGAAAATAATTTATGGATACTTGATGACAACTTAATGAGCTATACTTATTTACAAAGTGAGAGGAATATAAAGAGCTTTCTTTTAAACGTTAATTCAGCTTCGCTTAGTGTTGAAGAAAATAATAAAAGATTATTGAGTCGACCTGATATAGCTCTGTATTTTGATTCTGAGGAAAGAAAACGGGCTGTCTTAATAGAGTTTAAAAGTCCTGTAGCAGATTATAAAAATACAGGCGTCGCTCAATTAATGTATTACGCTGAAACACTTAAGCAATGGGGTGTTGGGGAGATATATCTTTATCTCATTGCTGAAATAGATGACGCTTTCTCGAAAGTATTATGTGTTACAAATCATTTCACTAAAATTTTTTCTCCAGAAGGAGAGTATTACCGGAATTATTGGTCTGAATTCAACGCTTGTATACAAGTTGTATCTCCAAGAACTCTTTTGGAGAATGCAAAATTACGAAATAGCACTTTTATGGATATTATTAAAAAGGATTCATTGCGTCACAGATCATTATAA